The genomic stretch TCCCTGTTTCTGGCACAAGTCTGTGTCTCTtgattaagcaggctccattctagcttttctttatttatgccTGCATTTGTGCCTGCTTCTATTggtccctccttttctctctgtccatCTTGGGTGATTCTAGTAGTTTCTTTATCTGGCACTTGTAACCCAGGACCTCTACCTTATATTATCACTTGCCTTTCTATTCTCTCCGCTATTGTCTTCTAGACCCACATAGGCTAACCGCCCTTCTTCCAGATGGAAAGTAAACATCTCCCTTTGAAATATTGTGTTCTGAAGGAAAATCCctaaattttgaaggaaattcTTAATTAACTTCTGTTCAAGATCAGATTCTCAGAGAATCATAGTGGATGTCAGATGTTTATCGGTTCCAGTGCATGCTTGGTGGGCATCACTTAGGAACCTAATTTCAGGTGGTGCAAGGGAGGAGCACTGCTCAGACATGCACTTTTGCCCACTTTATGGTTCTTTAGCACTGACTAAGAGAATTTCTTACATCCTCCAGCTAATTGGCAGTTGTGATTTTTTGTTACAGAGTGTCATCCATTGTAACATCACCTCGGTAGTGAAGGTATGTAGTCAATATATGTTCTAAATGCATTCAAATATAGCTGTTGGAATCTAGCAACTCAGGAGAATTGCTTTCTTTCCTGCAGAAGTCTTTGAAATTGAACTGCACTTGACTGAAAGGCCATGtagtggtcttttaattgttttattctgttttcatcAAGAAAACAGTGACAAACTTATTCTCCAGAGGATCTGAATCTTATTTTTgcatccagttttttttttttttttttttttttttttgcatccagtTTTGTCACACATTGGAACATGTTAGGCCTGATGACACTGAAACTTATTCAGGATTTCAGggcaacttgaaaaaaaaataatggtttagTTTCCTCTAGTTTTAGTCCTTGTTAACAGTGGAAAGTTCAGTCAGTTTGGAAAAATGACAGAAGGCCGGGCTTGGATTTTCTGGACTtctgatgttcaataaatatttattgaagtgaAATTCAAGTTCGTATGCATTCTGAGCTCATCTCAACTACTAGTTAGTTGGGCAGTGTAGCTGTTCCTTCCACTCCCTTGAACTCAGATTCTTCATTTGCTGTTCAAAGAGtgttggggggcagccccggtggcgcagcggtttagcgccgcctgcaccctggggtgtgatcctggggacccgggatcgagtcccacatcaggcttcctgcgtggagcctgcttctccttctccctgtggtttgcctctctctctctctgggcctctcatgaataaataaataaaatctttaaaacaaaacaaaacaaaaacaaaacaaaaaaaaaaacaaaaaaaaacaaagagtgtTGGATTGAGAGATGTGTCAGGTGCTGATCAGGTTCTTTGATCTGCATCAGCCGCATCGGCATTTATAGGCACGACTACCACAAAGCTGTCCTATATTGTGCCTTTGAGAGCATAAGAAAAAGGCACCCCCCTGGGTGAACAATTTGGGAAAAGGTGCTGCTTACAAGTGGATAGATGACGCTTTTGTGTGAACACAatgtttccctttcctctgaaTGGGGAGAGCTCTTCTCACCGCCAGTGAGCGAACCCTGAGCTTTCAGCTGATAGTCACTCCCGCAGCTGGACACCTTGCTCAGTATGCAGCATTCACAACTGTGCCTGGTAGCCCTGTGACCGCTCTGGTTTGCAGTAGTGAGTTTGGTATGATCCCTGGTTTCCCAGCACTGGCAGCCCGGTTGGGGAGCAGCAGGTCTCGTCTGTACATAGTGTGGCCTGGCAGAGGAAGCCTGGGTTCCCAAAGGAAAGCAGGTTGCTGTTAACAGGAGAGAGATGAGTGCTGAACAAAccaatgtaaaattattttcaggtgGGTGAGTTGAGCtgacaaaaacaatttttagcaTTGATCGTTCCTCTGTAGGCATACTGCTATTTTAtagtttcctgctttgtttttattggtACATACATTCTTTTTATGCTGAGCAATCAGTAGGTTTTTACAGCCCCAGCTGATGTAATTGTAAGTTTTATGTGTCCAACTGTTGTCTCCTGCCCTACCACTAAAATCTTTCATGTTATTTTACACATTGATCTTTCACGCTTGGTCCATTTGGTCACAAAATTTCCCAAATGTATTTGACAACCTTCTTCTGACTCCTGTAGCCAAGAATTGCtttgatttgttaaaaaaatttttttaaatatatattggtaGACACTAATTTCCTTAAATAGCAAAGAAAACCCATTGAAGATTAGCTGTGTAAGTACACTGTGCCTCAGATGGCCATGCTGGTTGGAAGCATGAATAGCATCACTTAGTTACCCCGAAGGAGCCATCTCGAAATAGTCAAGAGCAGGAACATGGGAATGAGTTTGTGTGCAAAGGTAAGGTGGGGTAAGAGACTGAATTTTGGGAACTTTGAGACAGAGGAGAGACTCACAAAGTCCAACGTTGTCTCTTTGTTGGGATCATTCATTCAGTGAGACCAGTGCACTTGTGGGGAGGCATTGAGGTAATGCTGGTGTGCTCCAACAGTGCCCCTGTCATGCCCTTCAGGAGGTGGGCAGAGCTAAGGGCAAGGTGACAGCAGGACCTAGTCCTCATGCTTCTCCTGCCTCCTTCAAAACCCAGTATTTCAGGAGGTAGTCTATTGACActctgcccctgctgctgctCCAGAGCATGGAAATATTATCTAGAGGGCCCTGGGGTTGGGATCCAGAGCCTGCCTTATGGTGTAGGGACGATGGCAGGGACTGAGCCTACTGAGAAGCTCCTGCAGAGCCCCCAGACAATAtggaaaaataggcaaaatattcagtcttctttatttttctgtgcctCCCCATCTGTTTGGATCCTTTCTTCTCAAACCTGCTCTGGAGGAGAAGGCCCAATGCCACTCAATTGTACATTTGAGAACATTTCAGTCTGTGGGTTTGCCTCTTCCTTAATTCTTAAAAGGGGGTGTCTTGCAATTATGGAGTGAAAAGCTTTTTTACTGGGCTATTTAAGCTCCAGAACCAGCAGGGAAGAACTCTTCTGGGGCCAGCAAGTTGGCACATGGGAGGGACTTATCAACACTGCATACTTCCGATGGACAGACAGACCTGGTCTGTCTATGGAGCTATTTTGCAGGCCAACAGCAAACTGCTTACATGGCTGCTGTTGGATTGAAGAGATATCCTTCTTTAGCTCGTGCCTTGTTTGTGAGATGCTCATGGACACTGGTTAGGTTTCCTGACGTCCCCTCACTTGTGACTCATGGTGAGGTTTATGATGGCCAACTTACTCAGGCCTATCTCCCAGAATGATGAGAATCTGGGGAACCTCAATGTTGATCCCATGGCTGGAAGCCAATTTCCATGAGTTTTCACAGCCCTCATTTTCCAAGAAGACTTTAACTTTACGGGGAAGAAACCAGAGGCCTCTAACAGTGTGCTGTTTATCTAGGCTGCCTTTTGTGGGTTGTAGTCAGACTCCAGTGTGGCCAGAATTACCTCCTACAAGTACCAGCAGATTTTCAAGGCCACCTCTTAAGCTCTTTTCCTGGCTTCCTCCAGCACCTGTTTCCCCAAGCCCCCACCCACTGGATACTCAGCTCCTTTGTCAGAGGGCCTAACTCTATCCCTTCTCTTATAGATGACACAGCTAATTCTGAAACACATGGAATCAAggtaaggtctttttttttttgaaaaaagcatGGAGCTGCATGGCGTCCCTGGCTGGGCAGTTAGCTGATCTGGGCACTTGGGACAGAGTGCAGGTGGTGGGGGTATAGGCTTCATCCGGCTGCAGCTTTAAGCAATGGTAAAACTGTCATGAAGGACATGGAGATTGCAGGAAAAAATGTAACATTCTGGACCAGGCCAGCTTGGCAAACAGATAAGCATATTTGAAGGTCAAGTGTAGCATCTACGGGAGGAAGAGAATAGCCATTTCAGCACacattgtattaaaaatattaactcatgTTGAACATAAAAGAAACTTCAGAGGTTGGCCTGAGATGAAGGCCATCTCCTGTTATTACTCAAATTTTGTGGTAAAAATCGCCACCTATTGGTATCTCTATTTAGTCCATGGTTTTATTACTCTATTACAACATGCCTTTGGGAACTGGTTTTTCTCATGTGGTATTCATTAAATGCAAATGGTTGACAGTTTGATCTTTCCTAGAGGAAGAAGGGGCTTGGCCTTATAGTGTAATTTGGGGTTTCTTGGTTTTTCCAGATTGAACTCATCTATTTGGGAAGAATTAAAGTTACCAAATTTGAAAAGGATTAAATAAGAACCCTGGAGACTCAGGTGTGGGTTCCTGGGTGAGCAGATGATGGACTGTCAAATGCCATCCCAGACAGGATTCTTCACTTGCCATCTGTCCTGGTGTGGGTCACCTCTAGGAGTTAAAAGGGATCTTGAGCTCATGTGGTCCCACTTGAGAAAGAAGGGTCCCTTCTCACTTGAGTCTTGTCTGAGCTGAGTGGGTCCCTGGCATTCTGGGGGGGATCTTCGCTGTGGCAGAGCTCGTTTCCAGTCCCAAGCCCATGGTGTCCGCAGAGCGCTGGGTGGCATCACCGGTGTCATAATCCAGGCCATAGGGAAGCACCACTGGCAGTTCTGGGGAGCAGAAGTCGTGGTGCACATGGGAGCTTAGCGAGGAAGGACTCCAGTGGTCCCAGGAGCCCCTTTGCTTTCTCCACAGGATGTATGGGATCAGGAAGCAACACATTCAGAACttcacttctttgttttttaggcAGAAAGGGCTTATCTTGAACATTTCTTCCGGGGTGGCCCTCTTTCCCTGGCCTCTGTACTCCATGTATTCAGCTTCCAAGGTGAGCACCAGCATGTAGCCCAAatttccttctctgccttcctctggttTATTCTAGTTGGCATCTTCACCTGGACGTTGGCTCGTCTGGCAAGCTGGGGGGCAGATTCGCCCCAAGGGCAGATGCCCGGGGCCTCTGTGGGCAGGGCTCAGCAGCCTCGTTAGACCAGAGCACTGCCGGGGCTGGTGGAGCCCCTGGCCAGCACCCGGACTAGTGCGGCGCCGGGGCCCCGGGTCCGCTCACCTCCTCGCCCCAACCCTCAGCCCTGCTTTCTTGCTGTGGGCAAGACACATGGTAGCTTTCTTTGTCCTGAGgcccagccaggtgtccccagaccCTCGTCATAAAAACAAACCCTCAGAGGTGGGGATGTCCTGGGCGAGAAGACAGGCAGGGCTCCTGGGGCAGGGTTGTCTCcatgcaggggcgcctggctggtatTTATCCCGACATGGGTGTTCCTGCTCATTGGTGGGGCTCCTCGCAGGCCGAGAAGTCAAGTCCTGGCTCCCATCAGACCAGCTGCTGTGTCTTAATGGTGGGGCgggtaggctccctgcagggcctcTGGAATCGAGGAATGATGACAAAGCTACCTCTCCTGTCCTGTGTTTTCTCCTTGCTCCAGGCTTTTGTGTGCACGTTTTCCAAGGCACTACAAGCAGAATACAAAAGGAAAGGGATCAttatccaggtgaggtcaacagCTCTGGGCCCTTGGGACTAGGAGGTGTGGCTCCCCGTGGAGTCTGGGACAGGCTGTTTGTgccaggccaggagggaggcTCTGGATGACAGCACATGAGATCCTATGCCCATCCAGGGCAACTGTGCCCCGCAGCTCTCCTCCATGCCCGGGAGGAGGTAATGGGGTGGGGTAAGTGAGCACCAGGACAGAGATCTGGGTCTTGTCTCACCACTCTTTACTCTTTGACCCAGGTATAGGAGATGGGGTTAGCTGGAGGAATTgtggagaagaaacaaaagaaaactgagcAATCCATCCACGTTAGGAAGAggcggtggggggtggtggtagtGTACTTTGGGAGCTGCTCAGCTGGGATGGGCCACACAGATCCCCACACTGCGGTTCTTGAGCATTTGGGAAGAGGTCCTGGCTTCCCCTTTCACCTATGATGGCAGAGCCATCATGAAGATGCCCTTACCTAGCTGGACACAGAGCTGCATTGTCACAGCATCTGTAGGCTGTGTAGTGATGTCGTGAGGTGTCCGTGACATACCTGTGCTTGGTTCAGAAACACAGTTAGATTTAAGTGCTTTCTGGAACCTGGAATAAACAATTTGcagacatttttattattgtttgggAGAAGTTTTATGACAGACTATTAGAAGTGGAAAAGGTACACTCACAGTTAAATCTTGAAAATTATTGCTGTCTCTACTGATGGTGTTGGATTTGCAGGGCACAATGGgtgattgtttatttttcttaccacAACAGGAAAGACTGTGAGGTACGTGCCACTCCTGGCTCCTAACTGAAGTATGAAAGTGGGAATCCAAAGAGCTTTAAATTGCTCCAACTTTGGCTCTATGTAATGTGTTAGAAGTAAACTTCTCAGTTAAAGTTGTCAGATAAAATGCAAGACATCCAgttcaatttgaatttcagataataacttttttttttgtataaatatatctGATGCAATCCTTGGGACATACTAtactgaaatttttttccttgtttgtctGGATTTCAAATTTAGCCATCTTGCATTTTTACTGTTGGTCTGGCAACCGTGTTCAAAGGCTTAACTCATGCCCCCAGTCCCTCTGTGTACATTTGAGCCACCTGACGTGTGTGGTCAAGGGCTCAGCTTGACTTAGTGATAAAGGTAAGCCAGAAACCAGTTTTTCTGATTCACAGCCCTATGCCAGTTCTATACTTTTCAGTGCTCCATTGTCAGCTGAGATCCTGAGGCTTTCTGTAGGAAGAACAGAGATGGAAAACCAAGGGGTGGTTACAGTAGGTGTGAATTTCTCAGGGGTGGGCAGATGGCTCCTGTGTGATAGCCTTTATTCCCCATTGTAGGTGTTGACCCCATACGCTATCTCAACCCCAATGACAAGGTACCTAAACACCAACATGATAACCAAGACTGCTGATGAGTTTGTAAAAGAATCACTGAATTATGTCACGATTGGAGATGAAACCTGTGGCTGCTTCACTCATGAAATCTTGGTAACTGGTAACTTCTTTCCTGAATCACAGGAGGCGGGTGTGCAGGCTGTCCTAGCAGAGCTCTTCCTTGCCATCAATCACGTCCTCTCGTGGCGAGGATACGCAGTAATGTAGCTAGTGAAAGAGCCATGTGTAGCAAAGGGGAAAAGCTGGAGGCCTGGGTGCTCAGCCCATACATAACCCCCAAGTTGTCAAATATCACCCTTGGCTGCCTCACCTCTTTTCCTCAGAAAGTAAGGTGGCTTCCTGAGCTCTTGGGAAGGGCAGACCAAGACACAGGGACCTTCCCTGGGTAGGGATGGGAGTTGATTGCTGCTGTCTTCTCTGGCTCCCTGTGTTAAGAAATCTTTTAGTATCTGGCTCTCCAGGGgtgaaaaaaaccccaaacacttTGATTTGTAGGGTTTGCTGATTGCCATGCTTTAAATACTGCCCCCATGACTGATTTCAAGCTCCCATTGTGTTGTCACTGCCTCTGAGTTTAGGAATGTGCATAATTGGCTCTTGTGAGCAAGTACAAGCTGGCTTTAGCACAACATGAACTCCatcaaatatggaaataaaattcagTGACATATGGTATGCTGCTTTTAGAAGCAATCACAAATGTGAAACAAAGGTAAACTTGACTTTTGCACACTGATActgaaaacaaacacacatagtATCAAAAAATCTTAGACAGATCATTACTTTCCCTACATATGTCAACTTTGTCCTCTGCCTCTTGTGCTTTTCTGCCATGGGAATTAGgttcctcccccttctctttctctctcagaaggATTTGTGGGTGAATATGCTAAATCTTCCCAAAGCATTCAGTTACTCCCTGGGACTTCTGGAGACTACAAGATCTGAATTGTCTTAAAGGATTCCTTGCTACTTTTACTGTAGAACCTCAACAATGCACAGCATTACCAATTTAACATACTATAAAGTGGACGTGCAGAAAGAATATAAGATTTTGATTTTGCCTATGCTGATCTGGTTTTTCTCCAGATTACCACTTGCTGCatggcagaaaaataaattaatggaatgTCCAATGAGTTTAAATTTAGTTTGACCTGGTATTCTAAACTGGATATTGAGGAAATGTGTTTTTGTCTATTACTTAATGTGTTCAATCTTTCTGGGAGCATCCCTTTTTCCTGCCTTTCTCACTAAGATGGTAACAGGGAGAAGAATCTTCATGACCTCCTGCTGGTCCTTAAGTATGTGTGTCAATGTCCCACATCCAGCTGGTGGTTGTGCACCTTGCTGATTTGTGGCTATGGGGAGTGATGaccttttttatccatttggcTTGGCCAGTGAACTCCCAGCTACTGATGACTGCCGGGCCCTGAATCTCTGCTACTTCCCTCAAGCAGCCACAGGTCTAAGGTCCTTCTGGAGCTTTGGTTCATAAAGGCCCTTTGGCTCTCACTGCTGTATCAGCATCAGCATGGACTTGACTCACACTGGAATGGCAGCACCTCTCTTGCCATGCTGAGATAATGTTCTGTGGTTGTACTCTCGAAGGATGGGGCCAATATCTCTTCCTTTGGCCTCAGTGCCATTCTTATTTATTGATTACATGTTCATATTTTTCACCTGAaaccccggccccccaccccccctgtcTTCCACCCAGCCTAGGCCCACATAGAGAAGGACACACACCCTCTGGGATATTGATGGAATCCATCAGgatttagaaaatgtttcttgAGACTGTAGCCTGGCTTGCAAGGTTGTCATCTTGCTACATAATGCAATTCTAGAGgtcaaaagttgaaaaaaattttagcttttctcttttgatttcttatgCAACAAATCAAATCTCTTCTGGCAAATAGATGCTGAGAACAGACTAGGCAAAAGAGTCTTTATGCTTgttgaagcaaaagaaaaaacaaggagaaCACACAAATTATTAATGCCAATTTGGAGTTTGCTGGAATTTAGAAAAGATTATTGAATCTAAAGGTATGAGCAATCAAGTAGAATTGACTggtaagggggatccctgggtggctcagtggtttagcgcctccctctggcccggggcatgattctagagtcccaggatcgaataccacatcaggcgccctgcatggagcctgcttctctctccgcctgtgtctctgcgtctctctctctctgtctctgtctttcatgaataaataaaatattaaaaaaatattaaaaaaaagaattgaaaaaaaaaaaaaaaaaaaaagaattgactgGTAAGCAAGCAACCCTTGTATTTATCACAAAAGGGCAAGGCAAAAAGACAGCATGCTCTTCACTCCCAAGGAGTTCTGGGACAGGAACTGGGGCTGGAATGGAGCCTCTAATGTAGATACCTGAGGTTACTTTACTTAGTCCTTCTAATAATTTTGTAAGATAGGTCATTTGGCTCCTgtttacagttgaggaaatcaAAATTCAGAGCTACATCAGCTACCCAAGGCCACTTGATGAGTAATGGTGAAGCTCAGGTTTAAGCTCACCTTTGTCCAATGCCATGCTTCTCCTGGTGTCTTCCACACACTCCTTATAGATTGGGAGGAGGTAAACAACAATGGGGATGAAAGAAGGGACCTTTTAGAACATCTTCTAGGGACctggaattttaatttattttctttatggctgACTTCACTAAGCCAAAACATTTAGTTTAAGACAAAGCTAATGAAAGTGCTTGATTTTGCTGATTAAAAAGCTCTAAAGAGCAGAAAAATGAAGTCCTTGAGGAAAAAAATTGCATTCACTCATTGGCTTGGCTAGAGGAAGAAAGGTTCTATTTTGTTTCCACAGAAGCCATCTTTGGTTCCCTGCTTTGAAATATCTCAATGAATGCAATGATCTGAGAATCTCAGCTGTCTAAAGAATAGAAACACTCCCTGAAAAGCCCACATTTTCCTCTGGTTGAAATTCTGTTGTTTGGTGGGGAGTAGGTAGGTTGAGGAATGTTGGGTGCCCAGGATTACACTATGGACAAAATAATTGCTTCTGGAGGCCTGGACCTGTCTTACAGGACATGGGTATGATTTGAGGGCAAGAAGCCTTCCAATGCCTGTGTCTACTGCGTGATGTGAATCCAACTAAGCATTCATGCCTTGACTTGAAGCCCTCCTCAAAGCTCCCCCCACCTCAGCTTTTCCAAGCAAATGCTCCATGTTATGATTTATACTTTACTATTGTGCCAGGTGATAAAAGCATTTCCAACTCTTTTCTGGAATTTCACTGTAGTAGAACCTTGGTAAAAAGAACCTGAAGACACTGGGAGTTTGAGCACCAGGAAGAAGAGTGCTTgctgagagatggagaaaggggaggagagtgtTACTGGAGGCAAAGTTCTCTTAATTTAGAATTTGCTCAGTTCTGATTCTATAGGTGACTGTTTGGTTTCTGAGAAAATCTTGTTTGTtgagaaagtttttaatttagCATGTGCTTAAGGGATTTTGAGACTTAAGTTCAGtagtcagaaaaaatatatatatattttaaagattttatttatttattcatgagagacagggagagagagagagagagagagagagagagagagagtcagagacagagatagagggagaagcaggctccatgcagggagcctgatgtgggactcaatcccgggtctccaggatcacaccctgggctgaaggcagcgctaaacctctgagccacccaggctgccccagaaaaatatttttaaagatgatgaaTATACACTGAGATGTTTTGTTCTAACTTGCTTGCTCTTCATTCTTCCACAAACACtcatatttttgtctatttaagCGGATCTTCCTGAGCCTGATCCCGTCATGGGTTTTGTACAGCAGCACGTTCCAGAAGAAATACAAGGACTACCTCAAGCAGAATACTGGCACTATATAGTCCAAGTGCACTGACATGCTATCCAGCATGATTCTCTTCTCCATGTTCCCTGTTGGCTGCAGAAAATGAAGGAGCAGCTCAGCCCCTGCCACTCTCCTGAAGAGGCTGTGTCACATACACAGTCCcaaaatacaactttttttttttttgccattttacttGAGTCTGGAGATCTTTGGGAATACTGTAGTATAAAAACATGTGTTGTTCAGTGGGGTTTTAGGGTTTTGTGTGTGACATGATGAGTGTGTCTAAAGGAGAAACTGGAAGAATTTCTACTTGGGATTATAATATAAATGTGCTGAGAAGAAAGCCTTTGGTAGTTCGAATATTGAGAATAATTATGCATATAAGCTTTTATAGCTATGCTAAAGAATGTCAGAGGTTACTAAACTTTACCAAGAGTGCTGTAGTTCGAGGGCATCAAAATAAGCTTCTCAGAGACCCAGGAAACTCTAGGGGAATATGTGGGAGCCACAGCTACATCAGGCCAGTTTCTGGGGCCTCCCATTCCAGTTGATGCAAAccaattttatctgttttatttatatttggggTTCTATATCAGAGtgtattcacaaaaataaaacagaaaagcataCATTGATACAAATAGTTCAAAAATCATTGCTCTAATGCAGGAGTTGATATCTGCAGAAATTTATAGGTCTCCAGCTTTTGGGGTACTGGACTGAGTGCTTTACTTGTTAACACATAGGGGATGGTGTGTTGAGGGAAGTACTAGCCTTCAGCATTTGGGGAAGTTGGAGGAGGAGCATACCAGCTGGCGACCCTGTTCTGGCTGACATTGGTTAATCTACCCCGTGCTTCCCCCAACACATCACCATGCTCTAGACACTGAACACTTGGTGGCACTCATCTTTTCTGAGACCATCACTGGCACTTATGGTATGAGAAAGAATTTATGTACTGCTGCTCTAGTTATAAAAGGAGTCTGGGAGGTTTGGTTGGAATTTATGGGGCATTTTGCTGTTTTGGGGGAAGCACTGTATAGATAGAACATTTAAAACCTTGGTAAGCTTGGGAATCATGGGCTGATTTTATTAAACCTGCTCTGGGGAAAGGACTGGGACAACTTGTCCATTCTGAGGTATGGAtatctgtttaaattttctcagTTATGGATAACAATAATAACTACAGTTTCTATGTTACCCATAGATATTGGTTATTTACTGTTATCTTCTCCTCAGCCCCACCTTTCATACTTTGATCTTTGATGTTGGGCTGGGAAATTTCAGACTCAGGTCTTAAGACACTTATGCCAACTGGCTTTGTGTGAGATTCTGTCCATGGGAGGCAAATTTGGGAGAGTAAGAGGAGATTGAAGGGCAAGGAAAACTCCTTCCTGTTTGCATTCTTGTTACTGTCCTTCTGCCTAGGGGACAGCATTTAGCCAGACTCAGCACCAACGTGGAGCCAGCCTGTAAGGATATTAGCACCGGTCCCACAGTGCTGCCTTTAGGGAACTGAGCATTAACCATTCAGAGGTTCCCCCTTGGAACACCCAGTTCCTAAAAACACTACTCCTCTGCTGTTACTGATAACTGACTTACATAGTATCCTCTTTTTGCTCTTTCAGCCTCCTGACTTTGGTGTTACCAATTCCTTCTACTATGTTCCTTCTCTTTGAAGTGCTCAGTGTACTTTCTCCCTTTGTCACTGGTCCTGACTGAGACTCTCAGTTAATTATCTTGCCTGATCTGGGATGCAGGCTGGATGGATGGATTCTTTTTTTGACAGTGAAGAATCAGAAACTCCTCATTAGTCAGGGTCCCCAGAGTATACAGCAGACATGATTAAGCTATTGGAGGAATTATTTGCAAATGTGTGGGAAGGGTGTAGGGAAGTTATTGAAGTTAGTAGAGTGATGCTTTTATGACCCTAAAGCCTAAGGTGGCTGGGAAGGGAGCAATCATAGACCcggtgagagagacagagagagagatgtggtGGTTGGGGGAacggagaggaagaagaagagggaaggatTAAGAGCAGTATGAGGAGCACTGCCTCAGAGGACCTGTGACCTGTAGCTGAGAGATGCTGCCAGACTGTGACCACcccatagagagggagagaagaattgTGATATTGTGAT from Canis aureus isolate CA01 chromosome 1, VMU_Caureus_v.1.0, whole genome shotgun sequence encodes the following:
- the HSD17B3 gene encoding 17-beta-hydroxysteroid dehydrogenase type 3 isoform X3; this encodes MGQWAVITGAGDGIGKAYSFELARQGLNVVLISRTLKKLQATAAEIECATGSSVKIIQADFTKDNIYEYIGEKLKGLEIGILINNVGMLPNLLPSHFLDTADDIQSVIHCNITSVVKMTQLILKHMESRQKGLILNISSGVALFPWPLYSMYSASKAFVCTFSKALQAEYKRKGIIIQVLTPYAISTPMTRYLNTNMITKTADEFVKESLNYVTIGDETCGCFTHEILRIFLSLIPSWVLYSSTFQKKYKDYLKQNTGTI
- the HSD17B3 gene encoding 17-beta-hydroxysteroid dehydrogenase type 3 isoform X1, whose amino-acid sequence is MGVALEQFFIFVGLLVCLVCLVKSVRFSRYIFRHFWKVLPKSFLKSMGQWAVITGAGDGIGKAYSFELARQGLNVVLISRTLKKLQATAAEIECATGSSVKIIQADFTKDNIYEYIGEKLKGLEIGILINNVGMLPNLLPSHFLDTADDIQSVIHCNITSVVKMTQLILKHMESRQKGLILNISSGVALFPWPLYSMYSASKAFVCTFSKALQAEYKRKGIIIQVLTPYAISTPMTRYLNTNMITKTADEFVKESLNYVTIGDETCGCFTHEILRIFLSLIPSWVLYSSTFQKKYKDYLKQNTGTI
- the HSD17B3 gene encoding 17-beta-hydroxysteroid dehydrogenase type 3 isoform X5, whose amino-acid sequence is MEPASPSLARQGLNVVLISRTLKKLQATAAEIECATGSSVKIIQADFTKDNIYEYIGEKLKGLEIGILINNVGMLPNLLPSHFLDTADDIQSVIHCNITSVVKMTQLILKHMESRQKGLILNISSGVALFPWPLYSMYSASKAFVCTFSKALQAEYKRKGIIIQVLTPYAISTPMTRYLNTNMITKTADEFVKESLNYVTIGDETCGCFTHEILRIFLSLIPSWVLYSSTFQKKYKDYLKQNTGTI
- the HSD17B3 gene encoding 17-beta-hydroxysteroid dehydrogenase type 3 isoform X6, whose translation is MLEEDLSACLSLLLQPGDWPMRRKLTGQREVQECATGSSVKIIQADFTKDNIYEYIGEKLKGLEIGILINNVGMLPNLLPSHFLDTADDIQSVIHCNITSVVKMTQLILKHMESRQKGLILNISSGVALFPWPLYSMYSASKAFVCTFSKALQAEYKRKGIIIQVLTPYAISTPMTRYLNTNMITKTADEFVKESLNYVTIGDETCGCFTHEILRIFLSLIPSWVLYSSTFQKKYKDYLKQNTGTI